In a single window of the Zea mays cultivar B73 chromosome 5, Zm-B73-REFERENCE-NAM-5.0, whole genome shotgun sequence genome:
- the LOC100384140 gene encoding Cell division cycle 20.1, cofactor of APC complex-like — protein MDAGTYSISSEKSHTAAAARPPLQEAGTRPYMPSLSTGSRNPSAKCYGDRFIPDRSAMDMDMAHYLLTEPRRDKENAVAASPSKEAYRRLLAEKLLNNRTRILAFRNKPPVSENVSAAITASSHHAKLVKQRRHIPQSAERTLDAPELVDDYYLNLLDWGSNNVLSIALGDTVYLWDASSGSTSELVTIHEDSGPITSVNWAPDGHHIAIGLNSSDIQLWDTSSNRLLRTLRGVHEERVGSLAWNNNILTTGSMDGKIVNNDVRIRNHVVQTYEGHSQEVCGLKWSGSGQQLASGGNDNLLHIWDVSMASPMSTAGRNQWLHRLEDHMSAVKALAWCPFQSNLLATGGGGSDRCIKFWNTHTGACLNSVNTGSQVCALLWNKNERELLSSHGFTQNQLTLWKYPSMVKMAELSGHTSRVLFMAQSPDGCTVASAAADETLRFWNVFGDPEVAKPAAKASHTGMFNSFNHIR, from the exons ATGGACGCAGGAACCTACTCCATCTCATCAGAGAAGAGCCACACGGCGGCAGCGGCGCGGCCCCCTCTTCAGGAGGCCGGCACTCGGCCCTACATGCCGTCGCTGAGCACAGGATCGCGCAACCCGTCGGCCAAGTGCTAC GGCGATAGGTTCATCCCGGACAGGTCGGCGATGGATATGGACATGGCGCACTACCTGCTCACGGAGCCCAGGAGGGACAAGGAGAACGCGGTGGCAGCGTCCCCATCCAAGGAGGCGTACCGGAGGCTGCTCGCCGAGAAGTTGCTCAACAACCGGACACGCATCCTTGCCTTCAGGAACAAGCCGCCTGTGTCTGAGAACGTCTCGGCAGCCATCACAGCTTCCTCTCACCATGCCAAGCTGGTCAAGCAGCGTCGACATATTCCCCAG TCTGCAGAGAGGACTCTGGACGCACCAGAGCTTGTTGACGACTACTACCTCAACCTGCTTGACTGGGGGAGCAACAACGTGCTATCCATTGCTCTGGGCGACACGGTATACCTGTGGGATGCCTCCAGTGGATCCACGTCTGAGCTTGTGACCATTCACGAGGACAGTGGTCCCATCACCAGCGTCAACTGGGCTCCAGATGGCCACCATATCGCTATTGGGCTCAACTCATCCGATATCCAGCTCTGGGACACCAGCTCCAACCGACTG TTGAGAACTCTCAGAGGTGTGCATGAGGAAAGAGTTGGCTCACTGGCATGGAACAACAACATCCTCACCACTGGCAGTATGGATGGCAAGATCGTGAACAACGACGTGAGAATTAGGAACCATGTTGTACAGACATACGAGGGGCACAGCCAGGAGGTGTGTGGGCTCAAGTGGTCTGGATCAGGGCAGCAGCTGGCTAGTGGGGGTAATGACAACCTTCTGCACATTTGGGATGTGTCGATGGCATCCCCCATGTCAACCGCTGGCCGCAACCAGTGGCTGCACAGGCTCGAGGACCACATGTCCGCTGTGAAGGCACTCGCGTGGTGTCCTTTCCAGAGCAACTTGCTGGCAACTGGTGGTGGCGGCAGTGATAGATGCATCAAGTTCTGGAACACACACACTGGAGCATGTCTGAACTCTGTTAACACTGGATCACAGGTCTGTGCCCTTCTATGGAACAAAAATGAGAGAGAGCTGCTGAGCTCACACGGATTCACACAGAACCAACTAACCTTGTGGAAGTACCCATCAATGGTAAAGATGGCTGAACTCAGTGGCCATACCTCTCGTGTCCTTTTCATGGCTCAG AGCCCTGATGGTTGCACAGTAGCATCAGCCGCTGCGGATGAGACCCTTCGGTTCTGGAACGTATTTGGAGACCCTGAAGTGGCCAAGCCTGCAGCCAAGGCTTCCCACACTGGGATGTTCAACAGCTTCAACCATATTCGATAG